A region of Ictidomys tridecemlineatus isolate mIctTri1 chromosome 4, mIctTri1.hap1, whole genome shotgun sequence DNA encodes the following proteins:
- the LOC106144628 gene encoding olfactory receptor 5B3 has product MENRTEVTHFILLGLTNDPDLQVPLFVTFFLIYTITLVGNLGMILLIVLDSRLHTPMYFFLGNLSLVDFCYSSAVTPKVMTGLLLGDKVISYNACAAQMFFFVVSATVENFLLCSMAYDRYAAVCKPLHYTTTMTTSMCMWLILGCYVIGFLNASIHTGNTFSLVFCLSNVVHHFFCEIPAVMVLSCSERHVNELVLIYVASFNIFFGVIVIVISYIFIFITILKMRSDTGHRKAMSTYASHFTAVSIFYGTLIFMYLQPSSSHSMDTDKIISVFYTMVIPMLNPMVYSLRNKEVKSAFTKTVLKAK; this is encoded by the coding sequence ATGGAGAATAGGACGGAAGTGACACACTTCATCCTGCTGGGACTGACCAATGACCCAGATCTACAAGTCCCTCTCTTTGTGACCTTCTTCCTCATCTACACCATCACTCTGGTTGGGAACCTGGGGATGATCCTGTTGATTGTCCTGGACTCCCGTCtccacactcccatgtactttttcctggGCAACCTGTCTCTGGTGGACTTTTGCTACTCTTCAGCTGTCACTCCCAAGGTCATGACTGGGCTCCTTCTTGGAGACAAGGTCATCTCCTACAATGCTTGTGCTGCTCAGATGTTCTTTTTTGTAGTCTCAGCTACTGTTGAAAATTTCCTCTTGTGCTCAATGGCCTATGATCGCTATGCAGCAGTGTGCAAGCCCCTGCACTACACCACCACCATGACAACAAGTATGTGTATGTGGCTGATCTTAGGCTGTTATGTCATTGGTTTCCTGAATGCCTCCATCCACACTGGGAACACATTCAGTCTTGTGTTCTGTCTTTCCAATGTGGTCCATCACTTTTTCTGTGAAATTCCAGCAGTCATGGTTCTTTCCTGCTCGGAGAGACATGTTAATGAGCTGGTTCTTATTTATGTAGCCAGCTTCAATATCTTTTTTGGTGTTATAGTTATCGTAATATCCTACATATTCATTTTCATCACAATCCTGAAGATGCGCTCAGACACAGGACATAGGAAGGCTATGTCCACCTATGCCTCCCACTTCACAGCAGTCTCCATTTTCTATGGGACTCTAATCTTCATGTACTTACAGCCCAGCTCCAGTCACTCCATGGACACAGACAAAATCATATCTGTGTTCTATACTATGGTCATCCCCATGCTGAACCCTATggtctacagcctgaggaacaaggaggtCAAGAGCGCATTCACAAAGAcggttttaaaagcaaaataa